The following are encoded together in the Bradyrhizobium sp. CCGUVB1N3 genome:
- a CDS encoding xanthine dehydrogenase family protein molybdopterin-binding subunit, protein MSTPPPAPQLPPSLAANPRLSSWVKFTPDGCVAISPGKVEIGQGIVTALAQIAADELDVDIGRIAMIRASTAASPNEGVTSGSLSIQQSGRALRQICAEVRRLFLAAASERLGVEASTLEIDDGTMYGPGNVRTSYWELADEISLDRSATAEAAAKPAATRSVAGQSIQRIDIPDKVFARPRFIHDTPLANMLHGRVLRPEVSGAKLVALDEAAARTVAGFVAIVRDGSFVGVVSETEDGAEAALKALRRGATWSAGEPLPNEDDLAAFLKGQPVETRVIDTKTAAAPKQVARTIRRQYTRPYIAHASIAPSCAMAQWEENRVRVWTHSQGVYMLRADLAIVLKLPVESITVEHMEGAGCYGHNAADDVALDAVLLAKGAGGRPVRVQWSRHDEMSHAPLGAAMAIEIEVDLDAHGEIVGWRHRIWSNGHTARPGRATQPALLAATELATPYPRLISSDPPAANGGGSDRNSVPLYDLPAWTIESHRLLTMPIRTSALRTLGAQGNVFAIESMLDEIASIRGEDPVQFRLRHLRDERAKDVIRAVAKRAGWKPEKKAGIGYGLGFARYKNTGAYCAAIAEIEGEADIRAKRLTLAVDVGEAINPDGVINQIEGGAVQATSWVLKERVRFDRTRITSTSWTDYPILTFSEVPAVDVEVILRPEIAPVGAGEAAHGPVTAAIANAVFDCLGIRVRDLPITRERLIAAMELAS, encoded by the coding sequence ATGAGCACGCCGCCCCCTGCCCCGCAACTGCCGCCCAGCCTGGCTGCCAATCCAAGGCTGTCGTCCTGGGTGAAATTCACGCCCGACGGATGCGTTGCGATTTCACCCGGCAAGGTCGAGATCGGCCAGGGCATCGTCACGGCGCTGGCGCAAATCGCAGCCGACGAGCTCGACGTCGATATCGGCCGGATCGCGATGATCCGCGCCTCGACGGCCGCGAGCCCGAACGAAGGCGTCACCTCGGGCAGCCTCTCGATCCAGCAATCGGGCCGCGCGCTTCGCCAGATCTGCGCCGAGGTGCGCCGGTTGTTCCTCGCAGCGGCGTCGGAACGGCTCGGCGTCGAAGCATCGACGCTCGAGATCGACGATGGCACGATGTACGGACCGGGCAATGTCCGGACCAGCTATTGGGAGCTCGCCGACGAGATCTCGCTCGATCGCAGCGCGACGGCGGAAGCGGCCGCGAAGCCGGCCGCCACCCGCAGTGTTGCCGGGCAGTCGATTCAACGGATCGACATTCCCGACAAGGTGTTCGCGCGGCCGCGCTTCATTCACGATACGCCGCTGGCGAACATGCTGCACGGCCGCGTGCTGCGGCCGGAGGTGTCGGGCGCAAAGCTCGTCGCGCTCGATGAAGCAGCAGCGCGCACGGTTGCCGGGTTCGTCGCCATCGTGCGGGACGGCAGCTTTGTGGGCGTCGTGAGCGAGACCGAGGACGGCGCCGAGGCCGCGTTGAAAGCGTTGCGCAGGGGCGCGACATGGTCGGCGGGCGAGCCGCTGCCGAACGAGGACGATCTGGCTGCGTTCCTGAAGGGCCAGCCGGTCGAGACCCGGGTCATCGACACCAAAACCGCAGCCGCACCAAAGCAGGTCGCACGCACGATCCGCCGGCAATACACCCGTCCCTATATCGCGCACGCCTCGATCGCGCCGTCCTGCGCGATGGCGCAATGGGAGGAGAATCGCGTCCGCGTCTGGACGCACAGCCAGGGCGTCTACATGCTACGCGCCGACCTTGCGATCGTGCTGAAGCTGCCGGTTGAAAGCATCACCGTCGAGCACATGGAAGGCGCCGGCTGCTACGGCCACAATGCGGCCGATGACGTCGCGCTCGACGCGGTGCTGCTCGCAAAGGGAGCCGGCGGGCGGCCGGTGCGGGTGCAATGGTCGCGGCACGATGAGATGTCGCATGCGCCGTTAGGTGCGGCGATGGCGATCGAGATCGAGGTGGATCTCGACGCGCATGGCGAGATCGTCGGCTGGCGACACCGGATCTGGAGCAACGGCCATACCGCGCGGCCGGGACGCGCAACGCAGCCTGCCCTGCTCGCGGCAACCGAGCTCGCAACGCCCTACCCGCGCCTGATCTCGTCCGATCCTCCGGCGGCCAATGGCGGGGGCAGCGATCGCAACTCCGTTCCGCTCTACGACTTGCCCGCCTGGACGATCGAAAGTCACCGGCTCCTGACCATGCCGATACGCACCTCGGCGCTGCGGACACTCGGCGCGCAGGGGAATGTGTTCGCGATCGAATCCATGCTCGACGAGATCGCGTCCATCCGCGGTGAAGACCCCGTCCAGTTCAGGCTGCGGCATTTGCGCGACGAGCGGGCCAAGGATGTGATCCGCGCTGTCGCAAAGCGGGCGGGATGGAAACCGGAAAAGAAGGCCGGCATCGGCTACGGCCTCGGCTTTGCGCGCTACAAGAACACCGGCGCCTATTGCGCGGCGATCGCCGAGATCGAAGGCGAAGCGGACATTCGCGCCAAGCGGCTGACTCTCGCGGTTGACGTCGGCGAGGCCATCAATCCGGACGGCGTGATCAACCAGATCGAGGGCGGTGCGGTCCAGGCTACGAGCTGGGTCTTGAAGGAGCGCGTCCGCTTCGACCGCACGCGCATCACCTCGACGTCCTGGACGGATTATCCGATCCTGACCTTCAGCGAGGTGCCCGCCGTCGACGTCGAGGTCATCCTGAGGCCGGAGATCGCACCGGTCGGCGCCGGCGAGGCCGCCCACGGCCCGGTGACGGCGGCGATTGCGAACGCGGTGTTCGATTGCCTCGGGATCCGCGTGCGCGACCTGCCGATCACGCGCGAGAGGCTGATCGCAGCAATGGAGCTTGCATCGTGA
- a CDS encoding (2Fe-2S)-binding protein, whose protein sequence is MPTIRFRLNGSDTAIDADSDETLLAALRGKLGLTGSHFGCGANECGACYVMVDGHALASCDMPLWSVAGKQVTTVEGLGTPEHPHPLQHAFIAEQAMQCGYCVPGILISAAALLQRKPSPTEAEVREALDRNLCRCGSQNRMVRAVLRAASGMAAP, encoded by the coding sequence ATGCCAACCATTCGATTTCGCCTGAACGGCTCCGACACCGCGATCGACGCCGATTCCGATGAGACGCTGCTCGCAGCGCTGCGCGGCAAGCTTGGCCTCACGGGAAGCCATTTCGGCTGCGGCGCCAATGAATGCGGGGCGTGCTACGTCATGGTCGATGGCCACGCGCTCGCCTCCTGCGACATGCCGCTGTGGTCGGTGGCCGGCAAGCAGGTCACGACCGTGGAAGGCCTCGGCACGCCCGAACATCCGCACCCGCTGCAGCACGCCTTCATCGCCGAGCAGGCGATGCAATGCGGCTATTGCGTGCCGGGTATCCTGATCAGTGCGGCGGCACTGCTGCAACGCAAGCCATCACCGACCGAGGCGGAGGTCAGGGAAGCGCTTGATCGCAACCTCTGCCGCTGCGGCTCGCAGAATCGCATGGTGCGGGCGGTATTGCGCGCGGCATCGGGGATGGCCGCGCCATGA
- a CDS encoding tripartite tricarboxylate transporter substrate binding protein, whose amino-acid sequence MTRPKFVLALAAGLLTLFSAPRCFAQDYPAHAVRIIVPFGAGGPADVAARLIGNVLQESFGQPFVIENRTGAGGVIGTQEAAKSQADGYTLLMMSNTQTANESLLTSAQRKYDLMRDLAPIAPVNYSDLVIVVHPSVPAKSLSEFIALAKSQPGKLNYASSGQGTPYHMAGELFKAMADIDVVHVPYRNSGEARSGVIGGQVQMMIDAVPAMAPNVTENQVRALATTGKQRSAVLPNVPTAGEAGVPGYEATIWLGLMAPAGTPKPVIDKLNAAVTALVKRADIVKLWTEQGAVPMAMTPDEFDKFLRGDIVKWADVVKKFDKS is encoded by the coding sequence ATGACGCGCCCAAAATTCGTGCTGGCATTGGCCGCCGGGCTGCTCACCCTATTCTCCGCGCCGCGCTGCTTTGCGCAGGATTACCCCGCACATGCGGTCCGGATCATCGTCCCCTTCGGCGCCGGCGGCCCGGCCGATGTTGCAGCGCGGTTGATCGGCAATGTTCTCCAGGAAAGCTTTGGTCAGCCCTTCGTGATCGAGAACCGCACCGGCGCCGGCGGCGTCATCGGCACGCAGGAGGCCGCGAAGTCGCAGGCCGACGGCTACACGCTGTTGATGATGTCCAACACCCAGACCGCGAACGAATCGCTGCTGACGTCTGCGCAGCGCAAATACGATCTGATGCGCGACCTCGCACCGATCGCGCCGGTGAACTATTCCGATCTCGTCATCGTCGTCCATCCCTCAGTGCCTGCGAAGTCGCTTTCTGAGTTCATCGCACTCGCCAAGTCGCAGCCGGGCAAATTGAATTACGCGTCATCGGGACAGGGCACGCCCTATCACATGGCGGGCGAGCTGTTCAAAGCAATGGCCGATATCGACGTCGTGCACGTCCCCTATCGCAACAGTGGCGAGGCGCGCAGCGGCGTGATCGGCGGACAGGTGCAGATGATGATCGACGCTGTCCCGGCGATGGCACCGAACGTGACGGAGAACCAGGTGCGTGCGCTCGCCACCACCGGCAAGCAGCGCTCTGCAGTGCTGCCGAACGTTCCGACCGCAGGCGAAGCCGGCGTACCCGGCTATGAAGCGACCATCTGGCTCGGCCTGATGGCGCCGGCGGGCACGCCCAAACCAGTCATCGACAAGCTCAACGCCGCCGTAACGGCGCTGGTGAAGCGGGCCGACATCGTCAAGCTATGGACCGAACAGGGTGCCGTGCCGATGGCGATGACGCCGGATGAGTTCGACAAATTCCTGCGCGGCGACATCGTGAAATGGGCCGATGTCGTCAAGAAGTTCGACAAGTCCTGA
- a CDS encoding enoyl-CoA hydratase/isomerase family protein — translation MTDTSSVITEKRGQAFWITINRPEKRNALNGEVIAGIARGYRDAHEDKDVRVIVLTGAGDKAFCAGADLQNSGAAFAMDFSRPNVDYADLLRLSQDATKPAIARLAGVCMAGGMGLLCMTDMAVAADHVIFGLPEVKVGVFPMQVLSLLQNIAPPRLVNEWALTGEPFDASAAQAAGLLNYVVPAAELDAKVDWLIGRIVDKSPTAIRRGKYAMRAIASMSFDESIAYTESQIALLAMTEDAKEGLKAFSEKRKPSWTGR, via the coding sequence ATGACCGATACGAGCAGCGTCATCACCGAGAAGCGCGGGCAGGCGTTCTGGATCACCATCAACCGCCCTGAGAAGCGAAATGCGCTCAACGGCGAGGTCATCGCCGGCATCGCCAGGGGCTATCGCGATGCGCATGAGGACAAGGACGTCCGCGTCATCGTGCTCACCGGGGCGGGTGACAAGGCGTTTTGTGCCGGCGCCGATTTGCAGAATTCCGGCGCCGCCTTCGCGATGGACTTTTCCAGGCCCAACGTCGACTACGCTGATCTGTTGCGGCTGTCGCAGGATGCGACGAAACCTGCGATCGCGCGCCTCGCTGGCGTCTGCATGGCCGGCGGCATGGGCCTGTTGTGCATGACGGACATGGCGGTCGCCGCCGATCACGTCATCTTCGGCCTGCCCGAGGTCAAGGTCGGTGTGTTTCCGATGCAGGTGCTCAGCCTGTTGCAGAACATCGCGCCACCGCGGCTCGTCAACGAATGGGCGCTCACAGGCGAGCCGTTTGACGCGAGTGCCGCGCAAGCGGCGGGCCTGCTGAACTATGTCGTGCCCGCGGCCGAGCTCGACGCCAAGGTCGACTGGCTGATCGGCCGTATCGTCGACAAGTCGCCGACCGCGATCCGCCGCGGCAAATACGCCATGCGCGCCATTGCCTCGATGTCGTTCGACGAGAGCATCGCCTATACCGAGAGCCAGATCGCGCTGCTCGCGATGACCGAGGACGCCAAGGAAGGTCTCAAGGCGTTCAGCGAAAAGCGCAAGCCGTCCTGGACCGGGCGGTGA
- a CDS encoding heme-binding protein: MAELSLDTARKILDAAFAKATELKLKPLVVTILDARGVLKLAAAQDGTSLMRAEIAHGKAYGALAMGMGSRALFQRAQEQAYFIDAVNTIAKGALVPVPGGVLIQDGSTLLGAVGVSGDTSDNDEACAVAGIQAAGLKANAG, encoded by the coding sequence ATGGCTGAACTCTCCCTCGACACCGCCCGCAAGATCCTCGACGCCGCCTTCGCGAAGGCCACGGAGCTGAAGCTGAAGCCGCTCGTCGTCACGATCCTCGATGCGCGCGGCGTCCTCAAGCTCGCGGCGGCCCAGGACGGCACCAGCCTGATGCGCGCGGAGATCGCCCACGGCAAGGCCTATGGCGCGCTCGCGATGGGCATGGGATCGCGCGCCCTGTTCCAGCGCGCCCAGGAGCAGGCCTATTTCATCGACGCCGTGAACACCATCGCCAAAGGCGCGCTGGTCCCGGTCCCCGGCGGCGTGCTGATCCAGGACGGCTCCACCCTGCTGGGCGCGGTCGGCGTCTCCGGCGACACCTCGGACAACGACGAAGCCTGCGCCGTCGCCGGCATCCAGGCCGCAGGGTTGAAGGCGAACGCGGGGTGA
- a CDS encoding FAD-binding and (Fe-S)-binding domain-containing protein produces the protein MAADVAEKSRKSAQSGGLAARLAREITGEVLFDAFSRGRYATDASFYQIMPLGVVVPRSMDEALRALAVARDEGLKVTPRGGGTSQCGQTVNDGLVIDVSKHLNRILSLDVENRTCVVEPGIVLDDLNRQLKRHGLWFPVDVSTASRATIGGMAGNNSCGGRSLRYGTMRDNTRSMEAALADGTIAGFGEVPRDLSDVNAGGGALALFRDMLDLGAREADEIADRFPKVQRRVGGYNLDALTPRNAPNNMAHLLVGSEGTLAFSTKVELKLWPVIRNKALGVCHFGSFYEAMDAAQHLVKLKPIAVELVDRTMIALGRDIAMFRPIIGAAIKGDPDAVLVVEFAEEDQADNLTRLKQLAELMGDLGFGWNNDKRKWGGVVEITEPALQSGIADFRAAGLNVMMSMKQEGKPVSFVEDCAVPLPHLADYTARLNEVFARHGTSGTMYAHASEGCLHVRPVLNLKLEKDVKAMRAIAEEAFAMVREYKGSHSGEHGDGIVRSEFHATMFGERLVADFKEVKRRFDPDGVLNPGKIVDAPKMDDRSLFRYRSDYRVTELKTKLDWSAWPGAGGGFQGAVEMCNNNGACRKLEGGVMCPSYRATRNEKDVTRGRANTLRLAISGQLGPDALSSDEMMETLKLCVSCKACRHECPTGVDMAKMKIEVLTARVASHGLSLRDRLVGYLPRYAGIAARFAPLANLRNRSALLRKLFERFAGISARRALPAFRSDVFAPAAEVLGPADGREVVLFADTFNRIYERENLDAALRVLVAGGYRVHLPKPASGTRPLCCGRTFLSAGLVDEAKAELDRLTTSFTPFAARGVPIIGLEPSCLLTLRDELLSLRKDDDAKAVSAHALTFEEFLVREAEAGRLQLPLGAIAEKALVHGHCHQKSFGAFKPVEQVLRLVPRLTVETIESSCCGMAGAFGYGADTYDASIEMAELSLLPAVRRADQATLVVADGTSCRHQIHDGSARDALHVARVLAMSLDRANANPTTSSHKDIPNG, from the coding sequence ATGGCGGCTGACGTGGCCGAAAAATCGAGAAAATCGGCGCAAAGCGGCGGCCTAGCTGCGCGCCTGGCCCGTGAAATCACGGGCGAGGTCCTGTTCGATGCCTTCAGCCGCGGCCGCTACGCGACGGATGCCTCCTTCTATCAGATCATGCCCCTGGGCGTGGTTGTGCCGCGCAGCATGGACGAGGCTCTGCGGGCGCTGGCCGTTGCCCGCGACGAGGGCCTGAAGGTCACCCCGCGCGGCGGCGGCACCTCGCAATGCGGCCAGACCGTTAATGACGGCCTGGTCATCGATGTCTCGAAGCACCTGAACCGGATCCTCTCGCTCGACGTCGAGAACCGGACTTGCGTGGTCGAGCCCGGCATCGTGCTCGACGATCTCAACCGCCAGCTCAAAAGGCACGGCCTGTGGTTCCCGGTCGACGTCTCGACGGCGTCGCGCGCCACCATCGGCGGCATGGCCGGAAACAATTCCTGCGGCGGCCGTAGCTTGCGCTACGGCACCATGCGCGACAACACGCGGTCGATGGAAGCCGCGCTTGCCGACGGCACGATAGCTGGCTTCGGCGAAGTCCCGCGCGACCTCAGCGACGTGAACGCCGGTGGCGGCGCCCTCGCGCTGTTCCGCGACATGCTCGATCTCGGCGCGCGCGAGGCTGACGAGATCGCGGACAGGTTTCCGAAGGTGCAGCGCCGCGTCGGCGGCTACAATCTCGATGCGCTCACTCCGCGCAACGCGCCGAACAACATGGCGCATCTTCTGGTCGGGTCCGAAGGCACCCTCGCCTTCAGCACCAAGGTCGAGCTGAAGCTGTGGCCCGTCATCCGCAACAAGGCGCTCGGCGTCTGCCATTTCGGCAGTTTTTACGAGGCGATGGATGCGGCCCAACACCTGGTCAAGCTCAAGCCGATCGCGGTCGAGCTCGTCGACCGCACCATGATCGCGCTCGGCCGCGACATCGCGATGTTTCGCCCCATCATCGGCGCCGCCATCAAGGGCGATCCGGACGCGGTGCTGGTGGTGGAGTTCGCCGAGGAGGACCAGGCCGACAATCTCACGCGCCTGAAGCAGCTCGCCGAGCTGATGGGCGATCTCGGCTTCGGCTGGAACAACGACAAGCGCAAGTGGGGCGGCGTGGTTGAGATTACCGAGCCCGCCCTGCAAAGCGGCATCGCCGACTTCCGCGCCGCCGGCCTCAACGTCATGATGTCGATGAAGCAGGAGGGCAAGCCGGTCTCCTTCGTCGAGGACTGCGCCGTGCCGCTGCCTCACCTCGCCGATTACACCGCGCGGCTGAACGAGGTTTTTGCCAGGCACGGCACCAGCGGCACGATGTACGCGCACGCCTCCGAAGGCTGCCTGCATGTGCGCCCGGTACTGAACCTGAAGCTGGAGAAGGACGTGAAGGCGATGCGCGCCATCGCCGAAGAAGCCTTCGCCATGGTGCGCGAGTACAAGGGGTCGCATTCCGGCGAGCACGGCGACGGCATCGTGCGCTCGGAGTTTCACGCCACGATGTTCGGAGAGCGTCTCGTCGCGGACTTCAAGGAGGTCAAGCGGCGGTTCGATCCCGATGGCGTCCTCAATCCCGGCAAGATCGTCGATGCACCCAAGATGGACGACCGCTCGCTGTTCCGCTACCGGTCGGACTATCGCGTCACCGAACTGAAGACGAAGCTCGACTGGTCTGCCTGGCCCGGTGCGGGGGGCGGTTTCCAGGGCGCGGTCGAGATGTGCAACAACAATGGCGCCTGCCGGAAGCTCGAGGGCGGCGTGATGTGCCCGTCTTATCGTGCCACGCGCAACGAGAAGGACGTCACCCGCGGCCGCGCCAACACGCTACGGCTCGCGATCTCCGGCCAGCTTGGCCCTGATGCGCTTTCCTCCGACGAGATGATGGAGACGCTGAAACTTTGCGTCTCCTGCAAGGCCTGCCGCCATGAATGCCCGACCGGCGTCGACATGGCCAAGATGAAGATCGAGGTGCTCACCGCCCGCGTCGCGTCTCACGGCCTGTCGCTGCGCGACCGGCTGGTCGGCTATTTGCCGCGCTATGCGGGTATCGCCGCGCGCTTCGCGCCGCTTGCGAACCTGCGCAACCGCAGCGCTCTGCTGCGAAAGCTGTTCGAGCGCTTTGCCGGCATCAGCGCGCGCCGCGCCTTGCCCGCCTTCCGCAGCGATGTGTTTGCGCCGGCTGCGGAAGTGCTCGGACCTGCGGATGGCCGCGAGGTCGTGCTGTTCGCCGATACGTTCAATCGCATCTATGAGCGGGAAAACCTCGATGCAGCGCTGCGGGTGCTGGTCGCAGGCGGCTATCGCGTGCATCTGCCAAAACCTGCCAGCGGCACCCGGCCGCTGTGCTGCGGCCGCACGTTCCTGTCCGCAGGTCTCGTCGACGAAGCGAAGGCCGAGCTCGACCGTCTCACTACGAGCTTCACCCCGTTTGCCGCGCGGGGCGTGCCGATCATCGGCCTCGAGCCGAGCTGCCTGTTGACGCTGCGCGACGAGCTGTTGTCGCTGCGCAAGGACGACGACGCCAAGGCGGTCAGCGCCCACGCCCTCACCTTCGAGGAGTTTCTGGTGCGCGAGGCGGAAGCCGGACGCCTGCAACTGCCGCTCGGCGCGATCGCCGAGAAGGCGCTCGTACACGGCCATTGCCACCAAAAATCCTTTGGCGCCTTCAAGCCGGTCGAGCAGGTGCTGCGCCTCGTGCCTCGCCTGACGGTCGAGACCATCGAGTCGAGCTGCTGCGGCATGGCCGGTGCTTTCGGTTATGGCGCGGACACTTATGATGCCTCGATCGAGATGGCCGAGCTGTCGCTGCTGCCGGCCGTGCGCCGCGCGGACCAGGCGACGCTGGTGGTCGCCGACGGCACCTCATGCCGGCACCAGATCCATGACGGCAGTGCGCGCGACGCCCTGCATGTCGCGCGCGTGCTCGCCATGAGCCTCGATCGCGCCAATGCTAATCCAACGACCTCATCACACAAGGACATTCCAAATGGCTGA
- a CDS encoding alanine--glyoxylate aminotransferase family protein, whose protein sequence is MTVHTGRHFLQIPGPTNVPDRVLRAMDMPTLDHRGPEFAEIGFAVLAAMQRVFRTKQPVIIYPSSGTGAWEAAMVNVLSPGDKVLMCETGQFAVLWRGIADKFKLDVDFIPGDWRHGADLAEIEQRLSADKQHKIKAVCVVHNETSTGCVTPPSEVRKILDRVKHPALLMVDTISGLGSMEYEHDAWGIDVSVAGSQKGLMLPPGLGFNAVSEKALAVAKSNPGMRSYWDWQEVIAFNKAGTFPYTPATNLLFGLREAVKMLEEEGLENVWTRHKRHSAATRAAIKVWGLETQCADPNAHSPALTGVRVPEGHDADNFRKVVLENFDMSLGTGLNKVKGKVFRIGHIGHFNDLMLMGTLSGVEMGLDLAKVPHRSGGVLAAMDVLKGRDVVPMTKAQVA, encoded by the coding sequence ATGACCGTGCACACTGGAAGGCATTTTCTCCAGATTCCAGGACCGACCAACGTGCCCGACCGGGTGCTGCGGGCCATGGACATGCCGACGCTGGACCACCGCGGTCCGGAGTTCGCCGAGATCGGTTTTGCCGTCCTTGCCGCGATGCAGCGGGTGTTCCGGACCAAGCAGCCCGTGATCATCTATCCCTCCTCCGGAACCGGCGCCTGGGAAGCGGCGATGGTTAATGTGCTCTCGCCCGGCGACAAGGTTTTGATGTGCGAGACCGGCCAGTTCGCCGTGCTGTGGCGCGGCATTGCCGACAAGTTCAAGCTCGACGTCGACTTCATCCCGGGCGATTGGCGCCATGGCGCCGATCTGGCCGAGATCGAACAGCGGCTGTCCGCCGACAAGCAGCACAAGATCAAGGCCGTCTGCGTCGTGCATAACGAGACCTCAACCGGTTGCGTGACGCCGCCCTCGGAGGTGCGCAAGATCCTCGACCGCGTGAAGCACCCGGCGTTGCTGATGGTCGATACCATCTCGGGCCTCGGCTCGATGGAATATGAGCACGATGCCTGGGGTATCGATGTCTCGGTCGCAGGCTCACAGAAGGGCCTGATGTTGCCGCCGGGCCTTGGCTTCAACGCCGTCTCCGAGAAGGCGCTGGCCGTAGCGAAAAGCAATCCCGGCATGCGCTCCTATTGGGACTGGCAGGAGGTCATCGCCTTCAACAAGGCCGGCACCTTCCCCTATACGCCCGCGACCAACCTGCTCTTCGGCCTGCGCGAGGCGGTCAAGATGCTGGAAGAGGAGGGGCTCGAGAACGTCTGGACCCGCCACAAGCGCCATAGCGCCGCGACGCGCGCCGCGATCAAGGTCTGGGGCCTGGAGACGCAGTGCGCCGATCCCAACGCGCACTCGCCGGCGCTCACGGGCGTGCGCGTGCCGGAGGGCCATGACGCCGACAATTTCCGCAAGGTGGTGCTGGAGAATTTCGACATGTCGCTCGGCACCGGGCTGAACAAGGTCAAGGGCAAGGTGTTCCGCATCGGCCATATCGGCCATTTCAACGATCTGATGCTGATGGGCACGCTGTCCGGCGTCGAGATGGGCCTGGATCTTGCGAAGGTCCCGCATCGGAGCGGCGGCGTGCTGGCGGCCATGGATGTCCTCAAGGGACGCGACGTGGTGCCGATGACCAAGGCTCAAGTCGCCTGA
- a CDS encoding enoyl-CoA hydratase/isomerase family protein has product MNAPVTASEDLLYSVTDGIARITFNRPQARNALTFAMYERMAEICLAINADRSIKALILTGAGDKAFASGTDISQFRAFKTAQDALDYEARIDRVLGTLEQCRVPVIAAIAGACTGGGAGIAACCDIRIGTESTRIGFPIARTLGNCLSMSNISRVVSLVGPARTKDLIFKARLVEAPEALALGLLNEVVPDVETLQRRADETAKLVASHAPLTLEATKEAVRRIRRTLSREEGEDLILKAYMSEDFREGMDAFLNKRAPNWKGK; this is encoded by the coding sequence ATGAACGCACCCGTGACTGCCAGTGAAGACCTGCTCTACTCCGTCACGGACGGCATTGCGCGCATCACCTTCAACCGTCCGCAGGCGCGCAACGCGCTGACCTTCGCCATGTATGAGCGCATGGCGGAGATCTGCCTTGCCATCAACGCCGATCGCTCGATCAAGGCGCTGATCCTGACCGGCGCCGGCGACAAGGCGTTCGCCTCGGGTACCGACATCTCGCAGTTCCGCGCCTTCAAGACCGCGCAGGATGCGCTCGACTACGAGGCGCGGATCGATCGCGTGCTCGGCACGCTGGAGCAGTGCCGCGTCCCCGTCATCGCGGCGATCGCGGGGGCCTGTACCGGCGGCGGCGCGGGGATTGCGGCCTGCTGCGATATCCGCATCGGCACGGAATCCACCCGCATCGGCTTTCCGATCGCGCGCACGCTCGGCAACTGCCTGTCGATGTCGAACATCAGCCGCGTCGTCTCGCTGGTGGGACCTGCCCGCACCAAGGACCTGATCTTCAAGGCGCGCCTCGTCGAGGCGCCGGAGGCGCTGGCGCTCGGTCTGCTCAACGAGGTCGTGCCTGACGTCGAAACGCTTCAGCGCCGCGCCGACGAGACCGCCAAGCTCGTCGCAAGCCACGCGCCGCTGACGCTGGAAGCGACCAAGGAGGCCGTGCGTCGCATCCGCCGCACGCTGTCGCGCGAGGAGGGCGAGGATCTGATCCTCAAGGCCTATATGAGCGAAGATTTTCGCGAAGGCATGGATGCCTTCCTGAACAAGCGTGCGCCGAACTGGAAGGGCAAGTAG